A genomic region of Thunnus maccoyii chromosome 13, fThuMac1.1, whole genome shotgun sequence contains the following coding sequences:
- the LOC121909993 gene encoding tumor necrosis factor receptor superfamily member 14-like, translating to MIIIMIINCFFSTGYRVRRDCTEFTSISCLPCTDETYMNHPTGLKQCLTCGNCDAGSGLQIKTSCTSTSNTVCQPLEGFYCMDPTEDGCVKALKHTSCQPGQYIRQKGTALRDTECTDCSDGTFSDGTFTSCQPHTQCESLKLQLIKPGTDSTDAECGEQSSHVRIIVSCVIVVLFLLIGIAGLVYFRKKKSEKKENADIPKQEKTNGETSEMLTIYQTASEEKENADIPIEETGDGS from the exons atgataattataatgataataaattgtTTCTTCTCCACAGGATATCGAGTTAGAAGAGATTGTACAGAGTTCACAAGTATATCCTGCCTGCCCTGCACTGATGAAACCTACATGAATCATCCCACTGGACTTAAACAGTGTTTAACCTGTGGAAACTGTGATGCAG GTTCTGGTCTGCAGATAAAGACATCATGTACATCAACATCAAATACAGTTTGTCAACCACTGGAGGGATTCTACTGTATGGACCCCACAGAGGACGGCTGTGTGaaagcactgaaacacacaagctgTCAACCAGGACAATACatcagacaaaaag gAACAGCTCTCAGGGACACTGAGTGCACTGACTGCAGTGATGGAACATTTTCAGATGGGACAtttacatcttgtcaaccacacacaca ATGTGAATCACTAAAGCTTCAGCTGATCAAACCAGGAACTGATTCAACTGATGCTGAATGTGGAGAACAAAGTTCACATGTGAGAATAATTGTGTCCTGTGTGATTGTGGtgctttttttattaattggCATAGCTGGGTTAGTTTACTTCAGAAAGAAGAAATCAG aaaaaaaagaaaatgcagacATTCCCAAACAG gaaaaaacaaatggaGAAACGTCAGAGATGCTAACCATATACCAGACAGCATCAG aagaaaaggaaaatgcagACATTCCCATAGAG gaaactggagaTGGAAGCTGA
- the LOC121909989 gene encoding tumor necrosis factor receptor superfamily member 14-like isoform X1: protein MTLRRKPLTAATLVIIILKVFIGQILACHPAEYLTAGGCCPRCLAGSRVKTDCTEFRSTSCLPCTDGTYMNHPTGLKQCLTCGNCDSGSGLQIKTSCTSTSNTVCQPLEGFYCMDSTEDGCVRALKHTSCQPGQYIRQKGTALRDTECTDCSDGTFSDGTFTSCQPHTQCESLKLQLIKPGTDSTDAECGEKSSHVTIIVICVILVLFLLIGTPVSVYLIRKRKSEIKQIAVIPIESISPKKKKQMEKRQRC, encoded by the exons ATGACTTTGAGAAGAAAACCTTTGACAGCTGCAACTTTGGTG ATAATAATACTGAAAGTCTTCATCGGACAGATCCTCGCATGTCATCCAGCAGAGTACCTAACAGCGGGAGGATGCTGTCCTAGATGTCTTGCTG GAAGTCGAGTTAAAACAGATTGTACAGAGTTCAGAAGCACATCCTGTCTGCCCTGCACTGATGGAACCTACATGAATCATCCCACTGGACTTAAACAGTGTTTAACCTGTGGAAACTGTGATTCAG GTTCTGGTCTGCAGATAAAGACATCATGTACATCAACATCAAATACAGTTTGTCAACCACTGGAGGGATTCTACTGTATGGACTCCACAGAGGACGGCTGTGTGAgagcactgaaacacacaagctgTCAACCAGGACAATACatcagacaaaaag GAACAGCTCTCAGGGACACTGAGTGCACTGACTGCAGTGATGGAACATTTTCAGATGGGACAtttacatcttgtcaaccacacacaca ATGTGAATCACTAAAGCTTCAGCTGATCAAACCAGGAACTGATTCAACTGATGCTGAATGTGGAGAAAAAAGTTCACATGTGACAATAATTGTGATCTGTGTGATTTTGGTGCTTTTTCTATTAATTGGAACGCCTGTATCAGTTTACCTCATCAGAAAGAGGAAATCAG aAATAAAGCAAATTGCAGTCATTCCCATAGAG agtatttcaccaaaaaagaaaaaacaaatggagaAACGTCAGAGATGCTAA
- the LOC121909989 gene encoding tumor necrosis factor receptor superfamily member 14-like isoform X2, with product MTSSLLFLIIILKVFIGQILACHPAEYLTAGGCCPRCLAGSRVKTDCTEFRSTSCLPCTDGTYMNHPTGLKQCLTCGNCDSGSGLQIKTSCTSTSNTVCQPLEGFYCMDSTEDGCVRALKHTSCQPGQYIRQKGTALRDTECTDCSDGTFSDGTFTSCQPHTQCESLKLQLIKPGTDSTDAECGEKSSHVTIIVICVILVLFLLIGTPVSVYLIRKRKSEIKQIAVIPIESISPKKKKQMEKRQRC from the exons ATAATAATACTGAAAGTCTTCATCGGACAGATCCTCGCATGTCATCCAGCAGAGTACCTAACAGCGGGAGGATGCTGTCCTAGATGTCTTGCTG GAAGTCGAGTTAAAACAGATTGTACAGAGTTCAGAAGCACATCCTGTCTGCCCTGCACTGATGGAACCTACATGAATCATCCCACTGGACTTAAACAGTGTTTAACCTGTGGAAACTGTGATTCAG GTTCTGGTCTGCAGATAAAGACATCATGTACATCAACATCAAATACAGTTTGTCAACCACTGGAGGGATTCTACTGTATGGACTCCACAGAGGACGGCTGTGTGAgagcactgaaacacacaagctgTCAACCAGGACAATACatcagacaaaaag GAACAGCTCTCAGGGACACTGAGTGCACTGACTGCAGTGATGGAACATTTTCAGATGGGACAtttacatcttgtcaaccacacacaca ATGTGAATCACTAAAGCTTCAGCTGATCAAACCAGGAACTGATTCAACTGATGCTGAATGTGGAGAAAAAAGTTCACATGTGACAATAATTGTGATCTGTGTGATTTTGGTGCTTTTTCTATTAATTGGAACGCCTGTATCAGTTTACCTCATCAGAAAGAGGAAATCAG aAATAAAGCAAATTGCAGTCATTCCCATAGAG agtatttcaccaaaaaagaaaaaacaaatggagaAACGTCAGAGATGCTAA
- the LOC121909989 gene encoding tumor necrosis factor receptor superfamily member 14-like isoform X3: protein MFSSLLFLIIILKVFIGQILACHPAEYLTAGGCCPRCLAGSRVKTDCTEFRSTSCLPCTDGTYMNHPTGLKQCLTCGNCDSGSGLQIKTSCTSTSNTVCQPLEGFYCMDSTEDGCVRALKHTSCQPGQYIRQKGTALRDTECTDCSDGTFSDGTFTSCQPHTQCESLKLQLIKPGTDSTDAECGEKSSHVTIIVICVILVLFLLIGTPVSVYLIRKRKSEIKQIAVIPIESISPKKKKQMEKRQRC, encoded by the exons ATGTTTTCGTCGTTGCTGTTTCTG ATAATAATACTGAAAGTCTTCATCGGACAGATCCTCGCATGTCATCCAGCAGAGTACCTAACAGCGGGAGGATGCTGTCCTAGATGTCTTGCTG GAAGTCGAGTTAAAACAGATTGTACAGAGTTCAGAAGCACATCCTGTCTGCCCTGCACTGATGGAACCTACATGAATCATCCCACTGGACTTAAACAGTGTTTAACCTGTGGAAACTGTGATTCAG GTTCTGGTCTGCAGATAAAGACATCATGTACATCAACATCAAATACAGTTTGTCAACCACTGGAGGGATTCTACTGTATGGACTCCACAGAGGACGGCTGTGTGAgagcactgaaacacacaagctgTCAACCAGGACAATACatcagacaaaaag GAACAGCTCTCAGGGACACTGAGTGCACTGACTGCAGTGATGGAACATTTTCAGATGGGACAtttacatcttgtcaaccacacacaca ATGTGAATCACTAAAGCTTCAGCTGATCAAACCAGGAACTGATTCAACTGATGCTGAATGTGGAGAAAAAAGTTCACATGTGACAATAATTGTGATCTGTGTGATTTTGGTGCTTTTTCTATTAATTGGAACGCCTGTATCAGTTTACCTCATCAGAAAGAGGAAATCAG aAATAAAGCAAATTGCAGTCATTCCCATAGAG agtatttcaccaaaaaagaaaaaacaaatggagaAACGTCAGAGATGCTAA
- the LOC121909992 gene encoding tumor necrosis factor receptor superfamily member 14-like translates to MFSSLLFLIIILKVFIGQILTCHRAEYQIGEECCPRCLAGYRVKTDCTEFRLTSCLPCTDGTYMNQPTGLKQCLTCGNCDAGSGLQIKTSCTLTSNTVCQPLEGFYCMDSTEDGCVRALKHTSCQPGQYIRQKGTALRDTECTDCSDGTFSDGTFTSCQPHTQCKSLKLQLIKPGTASADAECGKQIFVIIVTVGILVLFLLIGTSVSVYFIRKRISGNWRGHDRVATKMSDSIRVSSSGL, encoded by the exons ATAATAATACTGAAAGTCTTCATCGGACAGATCCTCACATGTCATCGTGCAGAGTACCAAATAGGAGAAGAATGCTGTCCTAGATGTCTTGCTG GATATCGAGTTAAAACAGATTGTACAGAGTTCAGACTAACATCCTGCCTACCCTGCACTGATGGAACCTACATGAATCAGCCCACTGGACTTAAACAGTGTTTAACCTGTGGAAACTGTGATGCAG GTTCTGGTCTGCAGATAAAGACATCATGTACATTAACATCAAATACAGTTTGTCAACCACTGGAGGGATTCTACTGTATGGACTCCACAGAGGACGGCTGTGTGAgagcactgaaacacacaagctgTCAACCAGGACAATACatcagacaaaaag gAACAGCTCTCAGGGACACTGAGTGCACTGACTGCAGTGATGGAACATTTTCAGATGGGACAtttacatcttgtcaaccacacacaca ATGTAAATCACTAAAGCTTCAGCTGATCAAACCAGGAACTGCTTCAGCTGATGCTGAATGTGGAAAACAAATTTTTGTGATAATTGTGACTGTCGGGATTTTGGtgctttttttattaattggCACGTCTGTATCAGTTTACTTCATCAGAAAGAGGATATCAG gaaactggagaGGACACGACAGAGTTGCTACCAAGATGTCAGACAGTATCAG AGTCTCGAGCAGTGGCCTCTAA